The Natronomonas salsuginis genome includes a region encoding these proteins:
- the ygfZ gene encoding CAF17-like 4Fe-4S cluster assembly/insertion protein YgfZ, whose protein sequence is MTVVSELHESHGATFTERGGRRVVDHYGRPERVHRAVRNVVGTIEMGYGVVEVTGSDRVDFVDNAVSNRVPEEDSRGVYALLLDPQGRIETELYVYNADEKLLCFVPPGAAAELAKEWDEKTFIQDVTVRAASDDFGVFGVHGPKATEKVASVLTGPSSPDEPLSFVRGRIGGWGVTVVRTDDLTGEEGYEVICAAADAANVFDALINHGLNAAPFGYRTLEYLYLEAGTPRFETELAGTVPNVLGLRNALDFEKGCYVGQEVVSKIENRGQPSRRLVGLELEFDAIPTGGAAVFDGDGHVGEVTRADYSPSLDAPIALALVDYGLEAGELTVRVGGDDVGAAVVDLPFVEGSSRSGRLPQYP, encoded by the coding sequence ATGACAGTCGTCTCGGAGCTACACGAATCCCACGGCGCGACGTTCACCGAACGCGGCGGTCGTCGGGTCGTCGACCACTACGGCCGGCCCGAACGGGTCCATCGGGCCGTCAGAAACGTCGTCGGAACGATCGAGATGGGGTACGGCGTCGTCGAGGTGACCGGTTCTGATCGGGTCGATTTCGTCGACAACGCCGTCTCGAACCGGGTCCCCGAGGAGGACAGCCGGGGCGTCTACGCGCTGTTGCTCGACCCCCAGGGGCGGATCGAGACGGAACTGTACGTCTACAACGCCGACGAGAAACTGCTGTGTTTCGTCCCGCCGGGGGCGGCGGCGGAACTCGCCAAGGAGTGGGACGAAAAGACGTTCATTCAGGACGTCACGGTTCGGGCTGCGAGCGATGATTTCGGCGTGTTCGGCGTCCACGGTCCGAAGGCGACCGAGAAGGTCGCCTCGGTGCTCACCGGCCCGAGTTCGCCCGACGAGCCACTGTCGTTCGTGCGCGGGCGGATCGGCGGTTGGGGCGTCACCGTCGTCCGGACGGACGATCTGACCGGCGAGGAGGGCTACGAGGTGATCTGCGCCGCCGCAGACGCCGCGAACGTCTTCGACGCGCTGATCAACCACGGGCTGAACGCCGCGCCGTTCGGCTACCGAACACTCGAATACCTGTATCTCGAAGCCGGAACGCCGCGTTTCGAGACTGAGTTGGCGGGCACTGTTCCGAACGTGCTCGGCCTCCGGAACGCCCTCGATTTCGAGAAGGGCTGTTACGTCGGCCAGGAGGTCGTCTCGAAGATCGAGAACCGCGGCCAGCCGTCGCGCCGACTCGTCGGACTCGAACTCGAATTTGATGCGATTCCAACGGGCGGAGCGGCGGTGTTCGACGGCGACGGGCACGTCGGTGAGGTCACGCGCGCCGACTACAGCCCGTCGCTCGACGCGCCGATCGCGCTTGCGCTGGTCGACTACGGACTCGAAGCGGGGGAGTTGACAGTTCGCGTCGGCGGAGATGATGTCGGGGCAGCGGTCGTCGACCTCCCGTTTGTCGAGGGGTCGTCGCGGTCGGGGCGACTGCCGCAGTACCCGTAA
- a CDS encoding DUF6432 family protein, which yields MQAKREYRDRDETEVAVLDTLVDRTDEGMTVFELRSGVEVDIDELEAALAELKEAGLITVENDDGPMRIYPHDRVVPDASSADADDERSSLLDNIRERIGL from the coding sequence ATGCAGGCGAAGCGGGAGTATCGCGATCGAGACGAGACGGAAGTCGCAGTGCTCGACACCCTCGTCGACCGAACCGACGAGGGAATGACCGTGTTCGAGCTGCGAAGCGGCGTCGAGGTCGACATCGACGAGCTCGAGGCGGCGCTCGCGGAACTCAAAGAGGCCGGACTCATCACCGTCGAGAACGACGACGGCCCGATGCGGATCTACCCCCACGACCGCGTCGTCCCGGACGCGAGTTCGGCGGACGCTGACGACGAACGGTCGTCGCTTCTCGACAACATCCGCGAGCGAATCGGGCTGTAG
- a CDS encoding DUF7472 family protein, translating to MDRDAAVEAVVALFGVGTLAAIILWIGTTYYDGALTDQGGLALVGAIVFFIVFMSAIGLGLSRRY from the coding sequence ATGGATCGGGACGCCGCCGTCGAAGCCGTCGTCGCGTTGTTCGGCGTCGGGACACTCGCCGCGATCATCCTCTGGATCGGAACCACCTACTACGACGGCGCGCTGACCGATCAGGGAGGCCTCGCGCTAGTCGGCGCGATCGTCTTTTTCATCGTGTTCATGTCAGCGATCGGCCTCGGCCTCTCGCGACGCTACTGA
- a CDS encoding DNA primase large subunit PriL: MERLHARYPFLDASRAAVEAAGIDLAELVAAGGPAVERGHERVERALMDGTTAAEEPRLWSVRAELLSYPIARVLVSLLDVPGAIEKYAAAEAATARERFVEDFEADLELKSAGGERLTLDRLLADFDLSGRVEAIGDGRFGLDVTAYLELAAALEEPQWRLARRPLSDGTVPVGRPALYTLLREAVGRRVRDGLPLPVPAEIEEPLSAELASLRRSIADIDPPMSFETVTPGLFPPCMRALLSRARDDGGLGRLTDHSRFSLVSFLLATGLDAEGVIALCDVPESDRGSVRAQIDRLADEDGPVAAPPSCVVMDEYGDCVNADDTCETIRHPLSYYETELRQTPDDRVTDWRRQSETR; this comes from the coding sequence ATGGAGCGGCTCCACGCCCGATACCCGTTTCTGGACGCCTCGCGGGCAGCCGTCGAAGCCGCCGGAATCGACCTCGCGGAGCTCGTCGCGGCGGGCGGCCCGGCCGTCGAGCGCGGCCACGAGCGCGTCGAACGGGCGTTGATGGACGGGACGACCGCAGCCGAGGAGCCGCGGCTGTGGAGCGTCCGCGCGGAGTTACTCTCGTACCCCATCGCCCGCGTGCTCGTCTCGCTGCTCGACGTGCCGGGGGCGATCGAGAAGTACGCGGCGGCGGAGGCGGCGACGGCGAGAGAGCGGTTCGTCGAGGACTTCGAGGCGGATCTCGAACTCAAGAGCGCCGGGGGCGAACGGTTGACGCTCGATCGACTGCTCGCCGATTTCGACCTGTCGGGGCGGGTCGAGGCGATCGGCGACGGCCGGTTCGGCCTCGACGTGACGGCGTATCTCGAACTCGCCGCCGCGCTGGAGGAGCCGCAGTGGCGACTCGCCCGTCGTCCCCTCTCGGACGGTACGGTACCCGTCGGACGCCCGGCGCTGTACACCCTGCTTCGGGAGGCGGTCGGCCGGCGGGTTCGGGATGGGCTTCCGCTCCCGGTGCCTGCCGAGATCGAGGAGCCGCTGTCGGCGGAGCTGGCGTCGCTCCGGCGCTCGATCGCCGACATCGACCCGCCGATGTCATTCGAGACGGTGACGCCGGGGCTGTTCCCGCCGTGCATGCGCGCGCTCCTGTCGCGGGCGCGCGACGACGGGGGGCTGGGCCGATTAACCGACCACTCGCGGTTCTCGCTGGTGTCGTTTCTGCTCGCGACCGGCCTCGACGCGGAGGGCGTGATCGCGCTGTGCGACGTGCCGGAGAGCGACCGCGGGTCGGTCCGCGCGCAGATCGATCGGCTGGCGGACGAGGATGGACCGGTCGCCGCACCCCCCTCGTGCGTCGTGATGGACGAGTACGGTGACTGCGTCAACGCGGACGACACCTGCGAGACGATCCGGCACCCCCTCTCGTACTACGAGACGGAACTCCGACAGACGCCCGACGATCGGGTCACTGATTGGCGTCGTCAGTCGGAAACGCGGTGA
- a CDS encoding DUF7474 family protein, whose product MRLRYRCPGCRTTSNLHDPGCEFEGTDRRHIEKAYTDLLGPLSAREYADEDALRADVPERWSGLHSAVFGRLESDQRVVEEDGSIRLLPPEEYKDRVSRPTFEPLQTIYEEGSVSGAHDHSVFAMVAFYEMVGLSWEEARENTIEWLVESGTWTRGGFEESSPEELVDSKRHVYEQGYGWKQAATEAKAVIDRRVSAAEE is encoded by the coding sequence GTGCGCCTCAGGTACCGCTGTCCCGGCTGTCGGACGACGAGCAACCTCCACGACCCCGGTTGTGAGTTCGAGGGGACCGACCGTCGCCACATCGAGAAGGCCTACACCGACCTGTTGGGCCCGCTTTCGGCCCGCGAGTACGCCGACGAGGACGCGCTGCGCGCGGACGTGCCGGAGCGTTGGAGCGGCCTTCACTCGGCCGTGTTCGGTCGCCTCGAAAGCGATCAGCGGGTCGTCGAGGAGGACGGTTCGATACGGCTGTTGCCGCCGGAGGAGTACAAGGACCGCGTCTCGCGCCCGACGTTCGAACCGCTTCAGACGATCTACGAGGAGGGGAGCGTCTCGGGTGCGCACGACCACTCCGTGTTCGCCATGGTCGCGTTCTACGAGATGGTCGGCCTCTCTTGGGAGGAGGCCCGCGAGAACACGATCGAGTGGCTCGTGGAGTCGGGGACGTGGACTCGCGGCGGTTTCGAGGAGTCCTCGCCCGAGGAACTCGTCGACTCGAAGCGACACGTCTACGAGCAGGGGTATGGTTGGAAGCAGGCTGCCACCGAGGCGAAGGCCGTCATCGACCGCCGCGTCTCCGCCGCCGAGGAGTGA
- the pdhA gene encoding pyruvate dehydrogenase (acetyl-transferring) E1 component subunit alpha — protein MSVSRGPRDRVQILDEEGTVREGATVPDIDDDSIVEMYREMRLARHFDGRAVSLQRQGRMGTYPPLSGQEAAQVGSAMALDDSDWLFPSYREHAAAHVRGVGLDRTLRYWMGDERGNAHRGLNVFPVAVPIATQILHATGASWAADLRGDDAAFLCYFGDGATSEGDFHEGLNFAGVFDLPAIFFCNNNQWAISVPRERQSASETLAQKAHAYGFEGVQVDGMDPLAVYQVTRDAVTKANDPEAASDESPGRATRPTLIEAVQYRFGAHTTADDPSVYRDDDEVERWRQKDPIPRLETYLRDRGLLDDESVDAIGQSVEDEVAEAIEAAESTSRPEPSDMFDNVFAERTDPVAAQAAHLEQLRERYGDEELLE, from the coding sequence ATGAGTGTGTCACGCGGTCCGCGCGACCGGGTGCAGATACTCGACGAGGAAGGGACGGTACGTGAGGGCGCGACGGTGCCCGACATCGACGACGACTCGATCGTCGAAATGTACCGCGAGATGCGGCTGGCTCGCCACTTCGACGGTCGCGCGGTCAGCCTCCAGCGACAGGGTCGGATGGGGACGTATCCGCCGCTGTCGGGACAGGAGGCCGCCCAGGTCGGCAGCGCGATGGCGCTCGACGACAGCGACTGGCTCTTCCCGAGCTACCGCGAACACGCGGCGGCACACGTCCGCGGCGTCGGCCTCGACCGGACGCTCCGCTACTGGATGGGCGACGAGCGCGGCAACGCCCACCGCGGGCTGAACGTCTTCCCCGTCGCGGTGCCGATCGCGACCCAGATACTGCACGCGACGGGCGCGTCGTGGGCGGCCGATCTGCGCGGCGACGACGCGGCGTTCCTCTGTTACTTCGGGGACGGCGCGACGAGCGAGGGTGACTTCCACGAGGGGCTGAACTTCGCCGGCGTCTTCGACCTGCCGGCGATCTTCTTCTGTAACAACAACCAGTGGGCAATCTCGGTCCCCAGAGAGCGCCAGTCGGCCTCCGAAACGCTCGCTCAGAAGGCCCATGCCTACGGGTTCGAGGGTGTGCAGGTCGACGGGATGGACCCGCTCGCGGTGTATCAGGTGACGCGCGACGCCGTCACGAAGGCGAACGATCCGGAGGCGGCGAGCGACGAGAGCCCGGGCCGCGCGACCCGGCCGACGCTCATCGAGGCGGTGCAGTACCGCTTCGGCGCGCACACCACGGCGGACGACCCCTCAGTCTACCGCGACGACGACGAGGTCGAACGCTGGCGACAGAAGGATCCGATTCCGAGACTGGAGACGTACCTCCGCGATCGGGGGCTGCTCGACGACGAATCGGTCGACGCGATCGGCCAGTCGGTCGAAGACGAGGTCGCAGAGGCGATCGAGGCCGCCGAAAGCACTTCCCGTCCGGAACCGAGCGATATGTTCGACAACGTGTTCGCCGAACGGACGGATCCGGTGGCCGCCCAGGCGGCCCATCTCGAACAGCTACGCGAGCGCT